A window from Peromyscus eremicus chromosome 1, PerEre_H2_v1, whole genome shotgun sequence encodes these proteins:
- the LOC131925644 gene encoding pregnancy-specific glycoprotein 22-like, whose product MEVSSMLPSKGCTPWQGLLVTASLLTCWHLPTTVQVIIELVPPDVVEGENVLLLVRNLPENLEAFAWYKGVTNMNLGIVLYSLTTNLRVAGPEYSGRETVYRNGSLRLQDVTQKDTGFYTLRSISRHKEIISTTSIYLHVYSFLWSCGPLSTSAQPTIESVPPIIAEGGSVLLLVHNLPENLRSLFWYKGMIVSNNFEVARHIITMNSSVLGPAHNGGETVYSNGSLLLHNVTWKDTGLYTLRTLSTDMKTELAHVQLQMDTSLSPCCNPLNSSQLMIQPIPQYAAEGESVLLQVHNLPEDLHAFSWYKSMHSALVLKIVEYNRAMNSTTWGSAYSRREMVYTNGSLMLQDVTEKDAGMYTLEILNRDFEIEKADVQLHVNKPVKQPFIQVTNTILTLHSSVVLACLSAGTGISFRWIFNNQSLQLTERMTLSPTKCQLSIDSIMREDVGEYKCQVSNPVSTKTSLPVSVAVMNK is encoded by the exons ATGGAAGTGTCCTCCATGCTTCCCTCTAAGGGGTGTACCCCTTGGCAGGGGCTACTGGTCACAG CCTCTCTTTTAACCTGTTGGCACCTACCCACCACTGTCCAAGTCATTATTGAATTAGTGCCACCTGATGTGGTTGAAGGAGAAAATGTCCTTCTCCTTGTCCGCAATTTGCCAGAGAATCTTGAAGCCTTTGCTTGGTACAAAGGGGTGACAAATATGAACCTCGGAATTGTACTTTATTCACTGACCACTAATTTAAGAGTGGCAGGGCCTGAATACAGTGGTAGAGAGACAGTGTACAGAAATGGATCCCTGCGTCTCCAAGATGTCACCCAGAAGGACACAGGATTCTATACCCTACGATCCATAAGCAGACATAAAGAAATCATATCAACAACATCCATATACCTCCACGTGTACT CTTTCCTTTGGAGCTGTGGGCCCCTTTCCACATCTGCCCAACCCACTATTGAATCTGTGCCCCCCATCATTGCTGAGGGGGGAAGTGTTCTTCTACTTGTTCACAATCTCCCAGAAAATCTTCGATCCCTTTTCTGGTATAAGGGGATGATTGTGTCCAACAACTTTGAGGTGGCAAGACACATAATAACCATGAATTCAAGCGTGCTGGGCCCTGCGCACAATGGTGGAGAGACAGTGTACAGCAATGGATCCCTGCTGCTCCACAATGTCACCTGGAAGGACACTGGATTATACACTCTACGGACTCTAAGTacagatatgaaaacagaattagCACATGTGCAACTCCAGATGGACA CCTCCCTTTCTCCGTGCTGTAACCCTCTCAACTCTTCCCAACTCATGATCCAACCCATACCTCAGTATGCTGCTGAAGGGGAAAGTGTTCTTCTCCAAGTACAtaatcttccagaagatctgCATGCCTTTTCCTGGTACAAATCAATGCATAGTGCCCTGGTTCTTAAAATTGTAGAATACAACAGAGCCATGAATTCCACCACCTGGGGGAGTGCATACAGCAGAAGAGAGATGGTGTACACCAATGGGTCCCTGATGCTCCAGGATGTCACTGAGAAAGATGCAGGAATGTACACACTAGAAATTTTAAATAGAGATTTCGAAATCGAGAAAGCAGATGTGCAACTCCATGTGAACA AGCCTGTGAAACAGCCCTTCATTCAAGTCACCAACACCATACTTACATTACATAGCTCTGTGGTCCTCGCCTGCCTCTCAGCCGGCACTGGAATCTCCTTCCGTTGGATCTTCAATAACCAAAGTCTGCAGCTCACAGAGAGGATGACTCTGTCCCCAACAAAGTGCCAACTCAGCATAGATTCCATTATGAGGGAGGATGTTGGAGAGTATAAGTGTCAGGTCTCCAACCCAGTCAGTACGAAGACCAGTCTCCCAGTTAGCGTAGCCGTGATGAATAAGTGA